agttgaaaaagaaagtttctTTCTCTAGAAATAGGTAATTtgaaaaatgttgaaagtgatacaAAACCACTAAAGGTCGAACAAGAAACTTTCCAAACTCGTCTAAATCTAAGGTCAGCAAAGTCTAAAGTCGAAAAGGACTGTATCCGTGCAAACCAAGTATTAAACAACAACAAATATTTTACTTGGATGAATTTTCTACAATCCCAATGGCTCTCCAATACTAACCAGGAAAAGTATTGATTGAATGACATCAGTTAAAAAGTACAAATTTAATAAATGACGAGAGGTGACACATGATACAAATGAAATAATAAGAACCGGTCTCCTCAAGAATGTGTCCTGCGGCCTACTTAATCTTGAGACCAAGTCTAACGTAAAACCAGTTGCCTATAAATTTTGTACACCAGTCGTCAGAGAAAAACATAAAATCTTTCTTTCCAAGCTTTACTGTTTACACTGCAGAGAAGCTTACAGACTCAATCGATTAAGGGAGACGGAGAATTGTATGAATACCCATGGAGGAGGCCAAGAAGACAAGGACTGAAAGCAAAACAGGGATCAGAGGTTCGAAACCCAGCCCTCTCAAGGTTTCCAAGGACTCTCACAACTGTACAAAGATTAAACCTGTGATTATATACCTCCGATCTCCTGAAGTGATACATACGCAGCCTAAAGATTTCAAGGCGGTTGTGCAGCGACTCACAGGCTGCTCttcctcatcttcttcttcttcttgtactcAGCCCAGGGAGGATTTCACTGCTCTTCAAACAAACCCTAAGGCTTTCTGTCCTTTGGAAAATAAAGACACCCCTCTGCAACCAGTATGGCCCAATGATTGCCTTTCTCAACTAATTTCTCCGCCATGGAATTCGCTTGGAGAAGAGTTTGATTTGGACATGCTTTGGGATCTGTAGCTGCTTTTACTCTCTTCGTCCTCTTCCCATTCCTTTAAACGGAATTACAGCCCTTCAATTGCCCTCTGTGATTTGGGCAATCTTTATATTCACTGCGTTTCCCTCTAACTCTTCTGTGTTACTAGTCAATGCACAAATTCTTTTCTTCAAATTATCTTTGCTTCATTTTTTTGGGTAAATGAAGTATATGGTGTCACCATTCATATCATCTTTTGAATAATCAAGCCGACATTGGCATGTTTTACAAGGCTCTTTTATTTTCCAGCTTTCTTTATTCAGTGGTGGTCCTTTCTCATACGTTTTATAAGCTCAGATCTTTTATTATTACACAAACAATGTCTTACActaacataaaaaatattatattttgccaaatcataatttttattttaaattttatgactATTTACATATCCATAACTAATCATAAGTATACCTTAAATAAAGTAACATTAAAATCTATTGTTCTAATATTATATTTAGCAGTAATGATACTATTTAATAATCGTATTTACTTAAACAATAAATTATTAGTAATGAATAATTCAATCTTATCATTTGttcataaaataattatttattaaatataaaatatacaacTTAGATTATAATATTTAGTTTTTAATTTGATAATCATTTTCATGTCAATATTTAGTAATAAACATACCAATAGTGGTATCATTTATTGATAAGTATAATCAACATAATATTAATAATACTATTTAGTAACCAAATAATTTTTGAgcaaaaataaagtaaataaatcaaattaatttcttttcaaaattaataaaaaaaaatataaaattttaaataatgtatatactatatattgataaaaagaaatattattacatacatattatatatctCAAATATTACTATTAATGTGGAATCTAATGGTGTGAGTGTGTTATGTAATGTTAACAAAAAGTCTTACATTTCACTTTAAATTCAACAACCATCTAAATgtaaaattattaatattaattataaaaatattattttcaaataaacaccacataaaagaaaaaatatgtcTACATGAAAATTATGATTTAGATAGAAATAtagagaaaaaattaaaaatatctatttttaaaaaatatcgTAATAGACATTaagaataatttaatatatatatatatatattatttttttttttttttttgaataatgataagaattttaaatcttaaataaaaaaataaattctaataattaaatttaataaattagatTCAAACATTTTTATTAGGGAAAAAAGTAAATGATATAGACACAATCAAATTTATGTCTTTGTatgttttaaatataatttataacAAAATGaagtaattttaaaataattaatttttaattatattaaggCTATATAATTGATAAATATATaagtaatatataatttatatatatgtgttAAAATATTGTGataaaattttattcaatttttaaaaatcttaaacaaaattaatataataaaataaaaatatatttaaaaaaaatctaattacaATGAGATAAACTACACAAACAAACATAGATAAAGAaactaatatatttaaaaaattatgctTTTAAATTACTCTTACATAATTCAAATAAATTCATATCATTATAATAATTCCTATTATATGAAGCCTTATGGAATTTAAAGTATACAAAATTATTCTCATTTATCTATCTAATACTCCCTCTCTATATCacctaaaataaaatttaaatggaATAAAACTTATGTTTAGAGGTTGCAAATCTAGGGGTGGACTACGTGGAGGTTAAATGGTGGATGGAAATGAAAAGTTTCTCGAGAAACCTGTGTGAGCTAACTAGAAAGGACGTTGAATTTATTGGCCACTCATTACCAATTCATAATAACACAATGTCGCTGGGATAATATCGTTTGGTGGAAGTTTTTCACACCTCCCAATTCTAGCTATTCTAGAGGCTTCACTTGTTTCTAGTCTGGTTTGCTGCTGTGTGTTCTGGGTGTGTTTTCTTGCACTTTCATATTTATACATTTCATGGGGGCGAAAAGAATATGATGGAACCTACCTCTTTTGAGAACTGGAAAAGGAATACTTAGGTTTGGAATGAGATTTTGAATGGGGGCCTGGTGCCGTATAAGGAAAGATTGAAGGGGAATTTGTTGAGTGCTATTGAAGATTTAGTGAGAGGCTAGGATAATGGTATCCTAAAGGTCTATGATGCTGAGTTTAGGATTGATGAAGATTTTATCGCTAAAATTACTAGTATGTAGACAGAGGGAAGGAAGTTTAATAGAGAACGAAAATCTGTTGAAGAATCTATCTCTACTTTCTTCGACAAGAAGGAGTGGGATAGGGTTCAGAAGATGGCTGATGGTGCCTACAATTGGAAGGATCTTCAAATGCCTTGGTTCGATGTGGTGGAGGTTATTATGAGATACATCACTCTTGATGGCTGGTATGTGAGCATTTTTTCCTACCACTTTATCATTTTGAATCACTTCAGGCATGATAGAAAAATTTCCATTACATTTAATTTGCTATCTTCCTTAAGGCATAGTCTTGAGAAACATGCAGAGAATATGGATAATTCGGTCCCCCATGAGGGCCTTATTCATCTTATTATGGATTATGCCAAAGCCCATGAAGTCATGCCATCCCCTGTTTTGAACACCCAATTTTCTTCTTCCAACCTAGAGGTTCAAGTGGTTTCTAACATAGATTTGGAAGGGGAAGATAGCAGCGGGCTTGCCAAGGACTACTAGGATCAAGACTTGTCTGATGACCCTGAGTATTGTCTGCCTATTGGTGAGGGTACCATTTGGAATATAAATCCTCGGACATGTAGTATTAGGTTCAACAAGTACCCTAGGTGGGCCGCTAGCAAATATAAAAAAATTTGGGTACCAAGTCCGCTGACTTTATTTCTCCCAAATCTAATAACCCCAAATCGGGAAAGAGTCGGCCAATAGAGATAGTGAACATGAGATTGAAATTGACATCCCCATAGACATTGATCCCGAGAAACAGGGGAGGGTTGTCATCGACCCAGATTTGGATAAATTCATTTCCTTTGTGCCCAATAGTCAGCTGGATTGTCTCTGGAAGATGATCATGGAGATTGAATTGTTAAAAGAGGGTATAAAGGACATTGTGGATACTTTTATGGACAACCCTGGACCTAGTAATATGGAATAAGTCTTCCAATTGACCCAGAAAGTTAGTGAGGACatgaaaaagatgaaatcaaatcaTGAAAGAAGAACATGAAATCTGGAGGTTAGCTTGGAAGAAATTAAAGGAAGTTTGAGAAATCTAGTAGAGATCAGCAAGGCTGCCATGAATAATAGTTCTGAAGGCTTGATGAGGGTCAATAATATGATTGTGGACTACAGGGTAGATCCCATTGCCAGTGTGACTCCTTCAGATTCCAAGTAGAAAAAGAAAGAACAGGGTGCAAGTGGTTAGATTTCTCATTCCCATACTGCAACAGGTCCGTGTACTCATACCAGGAGCAAGAACTAGGAGCAAGGCAACTCCATATTTATCATGGATGAATCAGAGGCTATTAACAGGAAATTTATTCAGAAGAATGTAAATCTATTTCATTCTTATCAATAGGTCTCTATTTCTTCTGTTTTCTATCTATTTTGTGTTTTAGGCTATTTTGTGGGCTTGGCCCAAGTTGGTTTTGCTTTTGTTATTGGTTATGCTATTTGATGCTTATTCTCtagtttttgtaaaacttttgggtttTGGGTCCAAGTAAAACccatttaccttaatcaaaaacttatgATTAAAGGCTAAGGATCTACTTGTAGTGAAAATATAATCTATTATAATAGTTTCCTCAACACTaattttcttctttcctttttggtttattTGTATTCGATATAAAATTAGGATTGGAGTTCACTTTATAATTATTACTAATTTTAAGATTAGAAATATGATTTAatgaaatttatatttaaaattaaactattattaatattatagatccaatcttaatatttttactaatatatatatatatatatatattataaaatatatatattattattaaaataattgcACAACGGCGATGCGAGAGCGGGAGAAGGAAGTGACTTTGAATTTAAACTTAGGATAGGGCAGGAAACCCTACAATAGACAGGCGAACCGGGGAGAGGGTGGAAAGGACTAATCTCTGGACTGTCGTAATTCCTCTGAGCCGAATGGAAAGGACTTGATGGATGGGGATCCATAAGGTGGCGACAAGCCTCTTGATCCTGATGAGGGAAGGGAGAATCATGTGCTGGAGACATCGGTCAATCGTGGACGTCTCTATTCGGTGTCAAACCGAGTGGAAAGTCCTCGCTCCCTCTAGTTTGTAATATCTTAGAACCAAAAAAGGGTAGATTTTCTATTGAAGTTCTAGATCCAGTGATCGAGCATAAGATTAACCTTATGGCGCTAACtttggtttgaaatttttttggccCGAGGCCGAATATAGATGTTGTTAAGGTGTTTGCTAAACATAAACGGGTGCTTAAAGATAAAGTGGAGATCACTGCCATGTCCAAAGGTGCACTGccgatgtccttttcatgtgaggaAGACATGTCAAGGGTGCTTTGTGATGGTTTTTGGTTGATTGGAAAATCTACGCTTGCTCTGcaaacactagtacatttgggcctaatttccaatGGCTAATTGTCAGATTTGAGACAACCAAATGTCAAACTTTCGACCAACTTTATCGTCGAAAATTTGTCGTCGGGCTTCTCGACAATGCCATTTGCATCGGTCGTTCAACGATGTAATGAACTCATCCGATAGGggctatatttgcacccctcacCACAAATATCAACGAATTTCCGTCAgatgttatgattgctcctcgaTGACCGTCTGACATGGAAGTAACattggatatacaacatcctttgTCGGACGTTTCGttagttgtcatcagaattctgacgacgagagatgatgtgggtcaaacggctttgccgtcggtgaatgaaagcattgaacgagttctatttttaaaaattgcattaaaaatttattatttatttgatttagtgttatttacaaaaaatgattatcaatgatgtttcctttctccaagaattgtctacgaTCTTTTTGTCAGACAATATGTAACATCGAATAactaaatattttcattacaaatgcttattttatttaattattatctaagcgtgaattaaaatttagaTCTGTacagaagtagaacatacaagctttagagtcatgtgcaagaaaatttcttaaaagaaagcaagtagtcattatcttgaatgacatggaaacaagctcatcagttgcctagaagagagcaattggagaaaagcagaggaaagtgttaaaagGCGATAAATAgatagagtatgcaatacaaacaaacaatttctggagtgtttgatgtgacgtctctaatttatgtttggagggactaactagttttggagttcgtgcgaaacctattgggccacggtttggaggaaatcaatgtgctcatgcaaggagaaccttttttctattatgagaatgatgcttttgcatcgaaggatatttggaagtcaatatccaaaaaattctatagtgtggaaccagagttggcagactcaaaGTAATTGTtagcttttagaagaccaagaggtatTACCTCTCCCTCCCAAGGCTATTCAGGAaccacttcctcagacaaaggactattggcatccatgggatcaaagaaaaaaattgaagcatagactctagacgatgtggtgctgtccttcatgaagaactctgcactataattgaaaattcacaagggaaattgCAAGACAGTGAAGAGAAAtataatcttgaaaagtgggaagaatggatcttggtttgggtggggccaagtcaggtggctcctctagaggttgacaagatagaaatcatattaggctttgaaaaagatcacactcgtggaacttcatgtgctagtgattgattgtggtgtttgggtaatgcattccaaatagatacagttgcatgtcATTAGGATAAAAgtatttaatcaagacattacccatttagaatacattacccaaacactgtaatcgatcactcgcacatgaagttccacgagtgtgatctttttcaaatcctaacatgatttctatctcatcaacctctagaggagccacctagcTTGGCCCCACCCAAAATAAGacccattcttcccacttttcaagattgtatttctcttcactatcttgcagtttccc
The nucleotide sequence above comes from Cryptomeria japonica chromosome 11, Sugi_1.0, whole genome shotgun sequence. Encoded proteins:
- the LOC131073597 gene encoding nuclear speckle RNA-binding protein B-like, with the translated sequence MEEAKKTRTESKTGIRGSKPSPLKVSKDSHNCTKIKPVIIYLRSPEVIHTQPKDFKAVVQRLTGCSSSSSSSSCTQPREDFTALQTNPKAFCPLENKDTPLQPVWPNDCLSQLISPPWNSLGEEFDLDMLWDL